One Dreissena polymorpha isolate Duluth1 chromosome 9, UMN_Dpol_1.0, whole genome shotgun sequence genomic window carries:
- the LOC127846222 gene encoding leucine-rich repeat-containing protein 73-like, which yields MLKDTRERHGLRELILSHNTRITCDGWRRLAMSLASGSSLRTLHVDFNVIGDACAASLVTALPGATCLETLDMECTGITDFSGQLLLRLLQHFKLKTERNKYREKTRISWRQQKCYLKVN from the exons ATGCTGAAAGATACACGGGAGAGACATG GTCTACGTGAGCTCATTCTCAGCCACAACACGCGCATCACTTGCGATGGCTGGAGACGGCTCGCAATGTCACTGGCTTCCGGCTCAAGCCTCCGCACTCTGCACGTGGACTTCAACGTCATCGGTGACGCATGTGCGGCGAGCCTAGTTACGGCGTTGCCAGGGGCGACGTGTCTCGAAACGCTCGATATGGAGTGTACGGGAATCACCGATTTCAGCGGACAG CTATTGCTTCGTTTACTGCAGCACTTTAAACTGAAAACTGAAAGAAATAAATATCGAGAAAAAACCCGAATATCCTGGAGACAACAAAAGTGTTACTTAAAAGTCAATTGA